The following are encoded together in the Daucus carota subsp. sativus chromosome 5, DH1 v3.0, whole genome shotgun sequence genome:
- the LOC135152867 gene encoding F-box protein At5g07610-like, whose protein sequence is MESYVVKLGAKRSRTSKQPYPFSRDLKLKSSSPIASAAKVASSEDLLIQILLSLITNPHFLRLCNPLSPSPSVSSLFFASSSSCRSNPDYQFIPLDVNDKCLVPFKTLDFTDDPLGSGIAVLQSCNGLLLCASYRAREIKRTYYVYNPTTKQFATLPQIRHECSKYVCGMTLAFDPIKSPFYKVVCLRRSEKSRQLFQIEIYSSETLSWRASGEPFTAPKHTEFQNSIYWNGSVHWWNGSFHWWNGFTNHGCWRMDTHTLYFKVDEESLKQLPIPKKQYAYYHVASYVGESEGHLYLVEGDSDFNRLFKVYELARDFSGWFMKYQVDMSEVTNVFPEMMKKNPFHGYTLKIISLVRKEKEEKDGSFLVLEIPGGQIIHYNLVDKSVKKLWEFPPGHKFYNDNCLRHVLALSYIESLACV, encoded by the exons ATGGAATCATATGTGGTTAAGCTAGGAGCTAAAAGAAGCCGAACATCCAAACAACCTTATCCCTTTTCACGTGATCTTAAACTGAAATCTTCCTCTCCGATAGCATCTGCTGCCAAAGTTGCTTCAAGCGAAGACCTTTTAATCCAGATCCT GTTATCTCTCATTACTAATCCACACTTTCTTCGTCTTTGCAACCCTCTTTCCCCCTCCCCCTCTGTCTCTTCCCTCTTCTTCGCCAGCTCCTCCTCCTGCAGAAGCAACCCTGACTACCAGTTCATACCTCTTGATGTCAATGATAAATGTCTGGTCCCCTTCAAAACTCTTGATTTTACTGATGATCCTCTAGGTTCAGGCATAGCTGTTCTACAGTCTTGCAATGGCTTACTGTTATGTGCTAGCTATAGAGCACGTGAAATCAAGCGTACCTATTATGTGTACAATCCCACCACTAAGCAATTTGCTACCCTTCCACAGATTAGACATGAATGTTCAAAATATGTTTGTGGTATGACCCTAGCCTTTGATCCTATAAAGTCGCCTTTCTACAAAGTTGTTTGTCTGAGACGCTCTGAAAAGTCTCGTCAGCTTTTTCAGATTGAGATTTATTCATCTGAGACTCTCTCATGGAGAGCCTCAGGTGAACCTTTTACCGCACCAAAGCATACTGAATTCCAAAATTCTATATACTGGAATGGTTCTGTTCACTGGTGGAACGGTTCTTTTCACTGGTGGAATGGCTTTACCAACCATGGTTGTTGGAGGATGGACACACATACTTTGTACTTCAAAGTTGATGAAGAGAGTCTAAAACAATTGCCAATTCCTAAGAAGCAATACGCTTACTATCATGTAGCTTCTTATGTTGGAGAGTCCGAGGGTCATTTGTATCTTGTTGAAGGAGATTCTGATTTCAACCGTCTATTCAAGGTGTATGAGCTGGCAAGAGATTTTTCAGGGTGGTTTATGAAGTATCAAGTTGATATGTCCGAGGTTACTAATGTTTTTCCAGAGATGATGAAGAAAAACCCCTTCCACGGGTACACATTAAAAATCATTTCACTTGTGaggaaagaaaaagaagaaaaagatggctCTTTCTTGGTTCTGGAGATACCTGGTGGTCAGATTATCCATTACAACCTTGTGGATAAAAGTGTGAAGAAGCTGTGGGAATTTCCTCCGGGCCACAAGTTTTACAATGATAATTGTTTAAGGCATGTTTTGGCCTTATCCTACATCGAGTCTCTTGCTTGTGTGTGA
- the LOC108222427 gene encoding F-box protein At5g07610 — translation MIMKGAKQSRISKQFSPVSCDSHLQTLRESAVKVASSEDLLIQILLKVPIKALMGFKCVSKQWSSLITNPHFVHLRSPLPSASSLFFISSTRKRKNPDYQFIPLDVGDEWRTPFKILDFIHDPLGSGISVLQSCNGLLLCASFRAHELSRRYYVYNPTTKQFAILPQIGSQYAEHVCGMNLAFDPVRSPYYKVVCVRRVGNLFQIEIYSSETQLWRVSGKPFTAPEYTEFQNCIYWNGSVHWWSGSFHWSNGIIYGGHWRDVPYTLYFKVDEESLERLPSPKKPNYLVPKYVGESEGHLHLVEFKYTILLDVYEMARDYSGWFVKYQLDLYAISNVYPEIIRENKTYAYHIISLLRKGKEEEEDGSFLVLEIVGGKTVRYNLVDKSVEKLWEFAPG, via the coding sequence ATGATTATGAAAGGAGCCAAACAAAGTCGTATATCCAAACAATTTTCTCCGGTTTCATGTGATTCTCATCTGCAAACCTTAAGAGAATCTGCTGTCAAAGTTGCTTCAAGCGAAGACCTTCTGATTCAGATCCTGTTGAAAGTCCCCATCAAGGCGCTTATGGGCTTCAAATGTGTTTCAAAACAGTGGTCATCTCTCATTACTAATCCGCACTTTGTTCATCTTCGTAGCCCTCTACCGTCGGCATCTTCCCTCTTTTTCATCAGTTCCACCCGCAAACGAAAGAACCCTGACTACCAGTTCATTCCTCTTGATGTTGGCGATGAATGGCGGACCCCCTTCAAAATTCTTGACTTCATTCATGACCCTTTAGGCTCAGGCATATCGGTTTTACAGTCTTGCAATGGCCTGTTGTTATGTGCTAGCTTTCGAGCACATGAATTAAGTCGGAGATATTATGTTTATAACCCCACCACTAAGCAATTTGCTATCCTCCCTCAAATTGGAAGTCAATATGCAGAACATGTTTGTGGTATGAATTTAGCCTTTGATCCTGTAAGATCGCCTTATTACAAAGTTGTTTGTGTTAGACGCGTTGGTAATCTGTTTCAGATTGAGATATACTCATCTGAAACTCAATTGTGGAGAGTCTCTGGTAAACCTTTTACTGCACCAGAGTATACAGAATtccaaaattgtatatattggaATGGTTCTGTTCACTGGTGGAGTGGTTCTTTTCACTGGTCGAATGGTATCATCTACGGTGGTCACTGGAGAGACGTGCCATATACTTTGTACTTCAAAGTTGACGAAGAGAGTCTTGAAAGATTGCCATCACCTAAGAAGCCAAACTACCTAGTACCTAAGTATGTTGGAGAGTCTGAGGGTCACTTGCATCTTGTTGAGTTTAAATACACTATTTTATTAGATGTTTATGAGATGGCAAGAGATTACTCTGGCTGGTTTGTGAAGTATCAGCTGGATCTATATGCAATTTCTAATGTTTACCCCGAAATAATCAGGGAGAATAAAACCTATGCATATCATATAATTTCACTATTGCGGaaaggaaaagaagaagaagaagatggatCTTTCTTGGTTTTAGAGATAGTTGGTGGTAAGACTGTCCGTTACAACCTTGTGGATAAAAGTGTGGAGAAGCTATGGGAATTTGCTCCAGGTTAA